One Desulfurobacteriaceae bacterium genomic window carries:
- the flgA gene encoding flagellar basal body P-ring formation chaperone FlgA gives VKRVCIYLKEDELKKRIVSLFRKKFPDWEIVSISVPRIIIPYSSFKDSLEVEKLDRRYARVRYTIFRNGKPVKRVFITLRVEKKQSVVVAKKNIPKGKIITFEDLEVVKLPESKAKNTFLSKEEVIGRVARRDIRKGEVIRERDILPHFIVFKGKPVKVVYSSGTIHIEILGIALENGSLGDIIKVKNISTGKVLLCRVIGNGIVKFLSK, from the coding sequence AAGTAAAGAGAGTTTGTATTTATTTAAAGGAAGATGAGTTAAAGAAAAGGATAGTTTCTCTTTTCAGAAAAAAGTTTCCAGATTGGGAGATTGTTTCCATATCGGTTCCTAGGATAATTATTCCTTATTCTTCGTTTAAAGATTCTTTGGAAGTTGAGAAGTTGGATAGGAGATATGCCCGCGTTAGGTACACAATTTTTCGTAATGGAAAGCCAGTAAAGAGAGTTTTCATTACCTTAAGAGTAGAGAAAAAACAAAGTGTAGTTGTTGCTAAGAAAAATATTCCCAAAGGAAAGATTATTACCTTTGAGGATTTAGAAGTTGTGAAACTTCCAGAAAGTAAAGCAAAGAATACTTTTTTATCTAAGGAAGAAGTTATTGGAAGAGTGGCCAGGAGAGATATAAGAAAAGGAGAAGTAATAAGGGAAAGGGATATACTTCCTCACTTTATTGTTTTTAAGGGGAAACCCGTAAAGGTTGTTTATTCGTCAGGAACTATTCACATTGAAATTTTGGGTATTGCTTTGGAAAATGGGAGCTTAGGGGATATAATAAAGGTAAAGAATATATCTACTGGAAAAGTCTTACTATGCAGAGTAATAGGAAATGGAATTGTAAAGTTTCTCTCAAAGTAG
- a CDS encoding flagellar basal body L-ring protein FlgH, with amino-acid sequence MQSNRKWNCKVSLKVAVFLAFGFLFSCGGSKKEVKYVVKPPPPPPVEDVQPVSPGSLFVGYDNLFSDAKARNVGDIITIKVYESLSGQGSSQSQTGKKTSFDLTLNAPLFLGKTVPRNTKNPLLGFSTNPSNSFSGQESTKRDAKLVATISARVVKVYPNGNLYIVGEKIVKINDDTQILKISGIVKPTDIEPDNSVPSSKIANMYVEYNGKGFMAENQRPGWLARFLMKIWPF; translated from the coding sequence ATGCAGAGTAATAGGAAATGGAATTGTAAAGTTTCTCTCAAAGTAGCTGTTTTTTTGGCATTTGGGTTTCTGTTTAGCTGTGGAGGAAGTAAGAAAGAAGTTAAATATGTTGTTAAGCCTCCGCCTCCTCCACCGGTAGAAGATGTTCAGCCAGTTTCTCCAGGTTCTTTATTTGTCGGTTATGATAACCTTTTCTCTGATGCAAAAGCTAGGAACGTTGGAGACATTATAACTATAAAGGTATACGAAAGCCTTTCAGGTCAAGGTAGTTCTCAAAGTCAAACGGGTAAGAAAACATCTTTTGATTTAACCTTAAATGCACCTCTTTTTCTAGGAAAAACGGTACCACGAAACACAAAAAATCCTCTTTTAGGATTTTCTACAAATCCTTCAAACAGCTTTTCAGGGCAAGAATCAACCAAGAGAGATGCAAAACTTGTGGCGACAATTTCCGCAAGGGTTGTAAAAGTTTATCCGAATGGGAATCTTTATATAGTTGGAGAAAAGATAGTAAAAATAAACGATGATACTCAGATTTTAAAAATTTCTGGAATTGTAAAACCTACCGATATAGAGCCGGATAACTCCGTACCTTCCTCGAAAATTGCCAATATGTATGTCGAATATAACGGAAAAGGTTTCATGGCTGAAAACCAAAGACCTGGTTGGCTTGCAAGATTTTTAATGAAAATTTGGCCCTTTTAA
- a CDS encoding flagellar basal body P-ring protein FlgI — translation MRVLLSLLLLILPNFSNAIEVKIGTEVNIVGVRPNYLTGYGIVVGLDGTGDGTTSIFTLQSIANMLKKMGIYVDPKAVKTKNAAAVIVTAKLPPFAKAGMTFDVEVASLGDAKSLANGILIRTPLFGPDGKIYAFAQGPVSTGGGFSESNKGGKVKKNFSTTGMIPNGGIVERDLPFELSNEKRLILTLKHPDFTKADAIANAINEYFGIDLAKARDSSTIVVNYPEGINKVQFISEILNLKINAETEPTIVIYERTGTVIMSGDIKIEPPVYVSHGNIYVSVVKTPQVSQPLPFSNGTTVTAEKVTTTVKEEHGRIFAIESPSLKDLVKALNELGISPRDLIAIIQAIKATGKLHAKIIIM, via the coding sequence ATGAGAGTTTTATTGTCTTTACTTTTACTCATTCTGCCAAACTTTTCTAATGCCATAGAGGTGAAGATAGGAACAGAAGTTAACATAGTCGGGGTTAGACCTAACTATTTAACAGGTTATGGAATTGTTGTAGGACTTGACGGTACCGGAGATGGAACAACAAGCATATTTACCCTTCAAAGTATTGCTAACATGCTAAAGAAAATGGGAATATACGTTGATCCTAAGGCAGTAAAGACAAAGAATGCTGCTGCGGTAATAGTTACGGCTAAACTTCCTCCTTTTGCTAAAGCTGGAATGACTTTTGATGTTGAAGTTGCTTCCCTTGGAGATGCTAAAAGTCTTGCTAATGGAATACTAATAAGAACTCCTCTCTTTGGTCCAGATGGAAAAATTTACGCGTTTGCTCAAGGACCGGTTTCAACAGGTGGAGGTTTCTCTGAATCAAACAAGGGAGGAAAAGTAAAAAAGAACTTTTCAACTACAGGAATGATTCCTAATGGTGGTATAGTTGAAAGGGACTTACCGTTTGAACTTTCAAACGAGAAAAGGTTAATTCTTACTCTAAAGCACCCAGACTTTACTAAAGCTGATGCTATAGCTAATGCCATAAATGAATATTTTGGTATTGATCTTGCAAAAGCAAGGGATTCAAGCACTATTGTTGTGAATTACCCAGAGGGAATAAACAAAGTTCAGTTTATTTCGGAAATTTTGAATTTAAAAATCAATGCAGAAACTGAACCAACAATAGTTATTTATGAAAGGACAGGTACCGTTATAATGAGCGGAGATATAAAAATAGAACCTCCTGTTTACGTTTCTCACGGAAACATTTATGTATCGGTTGTAAAGACACCACAAGTCTCTCAACCATTACCCTTTTCAAATGGAACTACAGTAACGGCAGAGAAAGTAACCACAACCGTTAAGGAAGAACACGGTAGAATCTTTGCTATAGAATCCCCTTCTTTAAAGGACTTAGTTAAGGCCCTGAATGAACTAGGGATATCACCAAGAGACCTAATAGCCATTATTCAAGCAATAAAAGCGACAGGGAAGCTTCACGCTAAAATCATCATAATGTAG
- a CDS encoding rod-binding protein produces MVEKIGKMYWDVASLSQIKSDKEAIKEFEAYFVRIFLKEARKSIPEGLFNTSFSSKFYFDMLDMQLSEIFAQQDPLGFERFFEKALESYQKVKKG; encoded by the coding sequence ATGGTAGAAAAGATAGGAAAAATGTACTGGGATGTAGCTTCTTTGTCTCAAATAAAGAGTGATAAGGAAGCTATTAAGGAGTTTGAAGCTTACTTTGTAAGAATTTTCTTAAAAGAGGCAAGAAAATCCATTCCTGAAGGATTGTTTAATACCTCTTTTTCTTCAAAATTCTACTTTGATATGCTTGATATGCAGCTTTCGGAGATTTTTGCCCAGCAGGATCCTCTAGGTTTTGAAAGATTTTTCGAGAAAGCTTTAGAAAGCTATCAGAAGGTGAAAAAAGGATAG